Part of the Spinacia oleracea cultivar Varoflay chromosome 5, BTI_SOV_V1, whole genome shotgun sequence genome, TTTACGGGTTAATGACAAATTTTGCAACTACATAATCGTTAATTGAGTGATTAAGGGAAAGGTAGAGTTGAAGCATTACCGTTTAAGGAATGTTCTGCTCCAAGTTTTCTTGGTATCATCCTTTGCAACTGATAAAATTGCCTTTTGCCCGGCTGACGATTCTTTCtttgcttttcttgcttctGCTTCTATGGCTTTTGTCAGGGTGTCAACTTTCTTCATGAGAATCTGCCAAACAAATTTTAGTTGGTTTACTTATTCCCTTCACAGAAAAGAGGAAGGACAACGCTATTTGGCAAAATATTACCTTGATCTCGTCATCTTTGGAAAGTAATCCATCATCTTTTGCTTGACAAGTCTTCCTTAAATTGATTACTTCTTTCTGAAGCCTATCATACAAAAATCCTGAAACTGCATCTTCACTCCCTATTTCTTTGCTTTCCATTTCCCCTTGAACTGCAGAATTACTATCCTTTGAAATTTCAACATTCATGTCAGTATTTCCTACCAATTCTGAGTTTTCCTTCCCAGTGATGGTTTTAGATCCCCATAAGCTTCTCTTGGCTACGTCCTCTCTTGAAATATGGTTCTCCAAACTATTCACTTTCTCCAGCCATGGCTGGTGAATAGGAGAGCTTCTACTATTGATCACTGAACCTCTTGGTTGGGATGAAGATCTCTTCCTTGGTCCAGCATTGTTTGATACAAATCCTAGAATTCGATGAGAATTTGGGGTTTTTGGTGCGCTCTCATTGCTTGAAGCACGCTTCAGGCCTTCTTCCAGAATCTTCAGCCTCAGCTTGAATTTTTCCTGAGGTAATACTTCAGTCAAACACCtgataattagttaattaattaattgttaagaCAGGTATATTTACCTTGAGCTGTGCTTCTGCCTTTGCAGTTCTTTCAGTCACGGCTAGTTTGTCTTTTAAACGCTGCATCTCTGCCTGAAAATTGGCATACATGTGTCATTAATTGTTTGACTGGGAATATATGTACGGTAAGAGGAGTTCCATGTACAGGAGTTGCATACCTGCAAAACCCTACGTTCTTCCAGCCATTGCTTCACTGGCATTACCTTATCATGCCCGTCTTTCCATTCATTAGCAACAACAGTTGCCACTCTGTTTGCTGACACTTTAGCTCGTGCAAGCTCCCTCTCAAGAATTCTCTTCTCCTCCTAAAATATCACCAAAGATAATTTATGATCAGAAATTGAGATTATCAAACAAAAGCGAGAAACTGGATGCAATTTACAACCTTGCGTTCTGTTAGTCAGAGTATTAGATCTTACATTGAGCTCAGAGATTTTGCGTTTATATTCTCTAACAACATTAGCAGTAGCCCCACCAGCCAAAACGGCCTCCTCAAGTTCCTGAATGGTCTGGCTAAGCTTTTCAACCTCTATAACTTTCTGACGGTTGGTCTTTTCGAGTATTCTGTTCTCTTCTAGGCAGATTTCGATCTGTCTCCTTAATTCAAGGTTTTGGTTTTGTATATCCTCAACCAGCAAAGCCCTTTCAAGGGCACTTCCCAAGATTTTCTCTGTCTCGAGGAGAGCTGCTTCTTTTGACTTTGTAAGACGCTCCATAGCTTTCTTATCCTCTAGTAAAGTCGCTATCTGCCAAAGAAGACAGATCTTAGAATTCAATATAAGTATTACTTGATACTAAAATTATTTGTACTTGTAGTAAGTACCTCATTCTTGTACATTTTGATTTCAGCTTCAAGAGGAGCTATGATCGAATCAATTGGTAGAAAATCATCCTCCTTTTGGTTTGTGTGCAGCCTTCTAAGGGCTGCTTCAGCTGCAAACTGTGCAGCCAAAGCATCCTTCTTCTCATCAGCTAGTTTCTTCATCTCTAGATTCTGCATTTCATCAGTTCCCAAATACAAACACTGTCACTTTCTTTTGTTCCTTTCACTTGCATGAAACCTTAGTTAACATCTGAATATAAGCATATATAAATACCTTTTGTTGCAGGAAGTTTTCAGTGACTGTAAGTTTCTCATCTAACTTGTCGTAATTCATTTTGAGCTGTACAAGGGGGGAAGAATACAGAGAGTAATACACAATGTGTACAGACTTAGCTGAAGATCATGGAAAACTAacaaatgaaattaaataaaaaacatgACAAAAGTTTTTCAGACTATAACAATACCTCGTCTAAAGCCTTTTCCTTCAGTACTTGAGTTGCTCGTAAGGCCTTGATCTCATTCTGTGCAGCACCTAGCTCATTATCTTTCTCTGAAGCCATGTTTAAAACCCAAAAGAAATTGTTGGAAATCAGACATGGCTAACCAAATACATTGTCTTAAAGGAAGTATAGAATAGGTTCTTATATAATTTGTCGAGAGCTACAGTTAGTCATTGACAACTTCATCTGTTCTGTTGTTTATTCATTATCCATCTTTAAACAGCGATTTCTGAGTTTCTGAGATACTTACATCTTAACAGACTATTTCTGAGATAATATTTTGCTATGGTGCATTAAAAATGTAGGCTGCATGATTTAAGTTACAGATGATACTACGTACAATTCTTGGAAGAAGTCCTGACACTGATGTTCAGGTAATCAGGTGAATAATCAGAATCAGTTTGTTACATATTCTGGTATGTTTAGTGATTGAAAGATGTATTTGTGTTATGCTTCACCTAATTATGGTCACTAAAGTAGCCTTTTCTTTCATCTTCATTGGCAGAAATAATTACTTTTTGAATGAGAAAaccatttttcttttttatcaaATTGATGTTGCACCTAAATTTTGACACCATATGCAGTGCAAACCATAGAGTATAATCTGACCCAACTTGTTAATCCAATGTAACCTAGCCCAAAATAAACGGGTTTTGGTTGGGATTTTCAACGCGTTTAAGTAATTCGTTCAGAACTTGACCTTCAACTTAAACGGGTTAAGTTAAGGTTGAACATCATTCTCAACCCCCGAAATAGCCTGCCTAATGTCATAAGCAAGTATGGTTCAGATTGACCAGTTTAAACAGCCAGGTTCAGGTTGAGATTTTGAGCTGTTTTTAAGTAAATAGGTCAGCTTCAGGTTGGGGGTTGTTGACCCGTTTATTGACCTGAACAACCCTAATCTCAACTCCAATCTAATACTTCGTACTTACGGAGTAGCAAATAGTATCAGGAACGAGAGAAGTGTTCCTCCCTACCGAAATCTCTATTATATGTCTAGAGACCGAGTCTTTTGAGAAGCACGGGGCAGTTGGGGAAAAGGTCAGACCCGTTAAACTTAACATATTCAACCCGCGTGTACCGACCCCGCGACCCGGAAGATAAAGTATGGCCAATGAAGTGTGAAGCAGGTTAGATGATGTATCAGATCATACTGGTAAAATCTCGATGGCCAGCTTACAATTCATTGTCACTTtgtgtctgttttttttttggcaaattcaTTGTCAATTTGTTAAAGATGTACGTTGTAAGCAACTGTATGATTTTGTATCAACAactaaacaaaaaattaaaaaacttaaTCTTTTATTTTTCGGACGGGAAAAAAGTACTTCTTTAATCTTGAACTGTGCATTTTGCTACCAGGCCTAGCACAACAATTGTCTAATAGTGTTACTTGTGTACCACATCTCCTAAGTCCTAAATAGAGGATTTGGGCTGGAAAATATCTCCTTTCTGTTAACCCCTTTGTCATTGGTCACGTGCTGCTACTAAGTCCTAAATAGAGGATTTGGGCTGGAAAATATCTCCTTTCTGTTAACCCCTTTGTCATTGGTCACGCGCTGCTACTTATTTTCTCCAGGAACGCTGCCCACTAATATCACAGCCCCGTCGAATTAGTAATCAAGGTTATTCGATGTTTTTGTTAGACTAGTGTGCTACGAAAATTAAAAACTTGTTACAAGCAATAAAGTTTGCAATGGCACGTTCCAACTTGCAGCCCCACTGTGGGCTACGGCTCATATCGAGTTTACGATGGGTTGCGATTTGGGACAAACGTTTTGCGGGTTTAAATATGTAAACTTTTGTAGCGAGTCACTTAATTTTTGTGGAATTGTAGTCGTTTTGACAACTTTGCAAGTGCTCGTGCAGGTCCATTTTGCATGTACGGCAAGACACACTTCGAATCATCGATAACAAAAAAATACTCCATTAATTGCTTAAGGCGGCACGTTGACAAACATGCTTTTCATGGCCTGGCCCGTTATGAGTTGCACTTGTATGGCCTAAAAGCACTATATCGGGTCATCGGGCGATTACGGGTCGGATATAATCGGATAACGTAGTTGTAATGGGTTATTGTGCTTATGCGGATTGAATGtgtatattatttttttgggtCACTTCAGTTTTTGTCAGAAATCAATTggatcgggtcagtttttgataGCCCTACTGATACCCATATAAGACCATATGCTGATCTAAAATGACTAGCCGAGAGTTGGTGGTATAGTAAATGATCAAATAGTACACATAGGGCTATGGGCGGATCTAAAATGACTTGCTACTTGAGAGTTGGTGGTATATATGAATATGATCAACGGTTATGTAGGGATTGAGAAATCATTTACTACATACGGAATATTCTAAAATAAAGTACTTGTATTCTTATAGTATTTTGATAAACACGAGGTAAAGTTGTGTATATCAAAACCAGTAGACATATCTCAAACACAAATACACAATTATACACAATCGAGGCATGGAACAAAGGACgcaaaacataaacaaaagaaaacaaagtaaTAAGATAAGAAAAACAACACACCTTTAAGCTGATTTTGCAAGTGATTAAGTTCCAACACAAAAGGGTCATCCATTGCTACCATTGTTTTGTAACGTAATGCAATAGAGAGGAAGTACGAAAGGTGTAAGGTGGGAAAAGGGGATTAATATAGTTGGGTAAGAAGGGTAGTCCATGCTTTTAAGGAATTAAAGTTGATCGTCTTCAAAACATCATTTTCCATTGATAAATCATAATCTTTCCTTAATCATAGTGTAAGCCGCCAAACCCGCCTTAACTCCTCCTTATATGATAGCAACCGTTACTACCCCCCGAATCCCTCAACATATGTCATTATATTCAATTTTCTGATCATATCGTATATACATATCTTTTCTATCAATTTCTCATTTTTATTCCTATTTGGACTCTTAAACTATGATTTTTTAGGCTAAATAAGTTTTCATGTTAGTTTTACCAAGTACGGAGTATCTAATAACTATAAGGCCCTAGGTTCTATCATAATTAAAAACTTTGTGTCACTAATTTCTTATGTAAATATGTAATACAATAGCTCATTTGATAGCTTTAAATATGTATTAAAACCCCCAGCCTTGTTATAGAAAGAAGGTTATATATACTTGTATAATATCATGCgtccatgttttttttttcgacgTTATTAATAACGGATCGAGTATCAAAAGTACCTTATATGGTGCGagttttcatgtttgatttatgTATTTAGTTCATCATCATGTTATGCATAGTCTTTCGATACGAGTGAGACTCTAGTCCCCGTCTTAAACttttatataattaattatagcTCTATATAATTGCGTTTTTTTCTTGTAAGTTGTAATTCGTAAAAAGTAATATTGTAGTACTCTGTATGATATTTTATTTGATGATAGACTATTCATGAGCTATATTAGGAAACCTTAATTATTCTTCATTTTTCTTAATCAGAAGCAAAAGTTGCAAAATTGTGTTTTCTGTGTTACTATGACAAGATCGATGACTAGGATATATATTTTGCTTAAGCGCTAAACCCTCCTTAAACCATGTTCTGTTATTCAACCCGTTATAATCCAAGGAACAATTAACACCAACAAAAAATAATCCAAGTAATAATgatagggatgtcagtggggcgggttttgcGGGAGATCCGCCCCgtatccgccccaagtaggcggggatggaggtaggtttggcgggtgatggggcggggatggatatAAAAATCGTACCCACTATGGGTGAtcgggcgggtgtggattttgtgttgaacccgccccatccccactcgccccgcttcatGCCCACCATGAGTGATGGGTGAGTTTGAATTTATTTGCATCTTTAGGtgataatatgaatttaggtaagactaagttttttgtttggattttttttgttatgacgagTATTATTTTCGATTATCTATGTTACTTTAGTTATAAGGTATTTTTTCAATAGTTAACtttcattactccgtatatatggcaaatgtttgctaaataagaaaagtTAGGCGGGTATTAGCGCGGGTATGAAGTGGGGATAAGatggggatggatacccagttgggtaATGGGGAGGGGATGGATTTCAGCTtacacccgttggggcggggatggggatgaattttgtatctgccatgggtgatggggcggggatggggatgaacaTTTTAGGTGGaaatggggatggagggacctacatccgcatccgccccgccccattgacatccctaaatAATGAGATTGTTAATTATAAGATTTTGTACTGAAGTGGCTTAAAAGTCAAACgaagaaga contains:
- the LOC110791606 gene encoding microtubule-associated protein 70-5; this encodes MVAMDDPFVLELNHLQNQLKEKDNELGAAQNEIKALRATQVLKEKALDELKMNYDKLDEKLTVTENFLQQKNLEMKKLADEKKDALAAQFAAEAALRRLHTNQKEDDFLPIDSIIAPLEAEIKMYKNEIATLLEDKKAMERLTKSKEAALLETEKILGSALERALLVEDIQNQNLELRRQIEICLEENRILEKTNRQKVIEVEKLSQTIQELEEAVLAGGATANVVREYKRKISELNEEKRILERELARAKVSANRVATVVANEWKDGHDKVMPVKQWLEERRVLQAEMQRLKDKLAVTERTAKAEAQLKEKFKLRLKILEEGLKRASSNESAPKTPNSHRILGFVSNNAGPRKRSSSQPRGSVINSRSSPIHQPWLEKVNSLENHISREDVAKRSLWGSKTITGKENSELVGNTDMNVEISKDSNSAVQGEMESKEIGSEDAVSGFLYDRLQKEVINLRKTCQAKDDGLLSKDDEIKILMKKVDTLTKAIEAEARKAKKESSAGQKAILSVAKDDTKKTWSRTFLKRVTKS